A single window of Magnetococcus marinus MC-1 DNA harbors:
- a CDS encoding phage head-tail joining protein produces MATLSELQIRRDKLLERLESLQTRVSHGDKTVQYDLSQAREALDLLDREIARNGGSRRVARHLRVRSNKDL; encoded by the coding sequence ATGGCGACACTCTCAGAACTACAGATCCGCCGGGACAAGCTTTTGGAACGGCTAGAATCTCTCCAGACCCGTGTCAGCCATGGGGACAAAACCGTTCAATATGACCTCAGCCAAGCCCGTGAAGCGTTGGATCTGCTGGACCGAGAGATTGCCCGTAATGGTGGTAGCCGTCGTGTCGCCCGACACCTGCGCGTGCGCAGCAATAAGGATCTCTAA
- a CDS encoding phage terminase large subunit family protein — protein MAISAARIYEDAFLQGLMPDPHLTVSEWADEHRMLSSVASGEPGPWRTDRTPYLQEVMDSLSPSSPIERVVAMFGSQLGKTECGLNWVGYVIHHAPGPMLMVQPTVEMAKRYSKQRVGPLIESSSEIRERVKPARSRDSGNTVLSKEFPGGILLMTGANSAVGLSSAPIRYLFMDEVDRFPGDADGEGDPVALAIQRTANFSNRKVLLTSTPTIKGFSRIEAAYAESDQRQFWVPCPECGEFQVLTWAQVKWPHGERKAAFYLCPHCEAELADHQKGWMLENGVWRAAAAGDGKTAGFHLSSLYSPHGWTSWGDIAVEHGLVHKDPSRLKTWVNTKMGQCWEEQGDRIDGEGLMERREVWGELLPADVAVLTAGVDVQDDRLEVEIVGWGRDEESWSIDYRVLWGDPSSPAVWEDLDNLLRHPLGHSRQLPDMTIRAAAIDTGGHHTLKSYAFCRSRQGRRIWAIKGRGGQGVPIWPRKPSTKNKGKVPLFIVGVDACKEAILSRLRIEEPGPGYLHFPMQRDGDYFKQLTAESVVTRYHKGRPIREWKKRDSDRNEALDCRVYAMAALQGLIAMGFRLNMAVEKIAEHPLKNAMPEPGKVQQKKIKPKRRVIQSGWM, from the coding sequence ATGGCTATCTCAGCGGCAAGGATCTACGAGGATGCATTCCTTCAGGGGTTGATGCCCGATCCGCATCTGACGGTCTCTGAATGGGCTGATGAACACCGCATGCTCTCTTCGGTGGCCTCGGGTGAACCGGGGCCATGGCGTACCGATCGCACCCCCTATCTGCAGGAGGTGATGGACTCTCTTTCACCCAGCTCACCTATCGAGCGGGTGGTGGCGATGTTTGGTAGTCAGCTGGGCAAAACCGAGTGCGGGTTGAACTGGGTGGGGTATGTGATTCACCACGCACCAGGGCCCATGTTGATGGTTCAGCCCACGGTGGAGATGGCCAAACGCTACTCTAAACAGCGGGTGGGACCGCTCATCGAATCAAGTTCTGAGATCCGGGAGCGGGTGAAACCGGCTCGATCCAGGGATTCCGGTAACACAGTGCTTTCCAAGGAGTTCCCCGGTGGGATCCTGTTGATGACCGGAGCCAACAGCGCGGTGGGGCTCTCCTCCGCGCCGATTCGGTATCTCTTCATGGATGAGGTGGACCGTTTTCCAGGTGACGCTGATGGCGAGGGGGATCCTGTGGCGCTGGCGATTCAGCGCACAGCGAACTTCTCTAACCGCAAGGTACTGCTCACCAGCACACCCACCATCAAGGGCTTCAGTCGGATTGAAGCAGCTTATGCTGAGAGTGACCAGCGCCAGTTCTGGGTACCCTGCCCAGAGTGTGGCGAATTCCAGGTTCTGACATGGGCCCAGGTGAAATGGCCTCATGGTGAGCGAAAAGCGGCGTTTTACCTCTGCCCCCACTGTGAAGCAGAACTGGCTGATCATCAAAAGGGCTGGATGCTGGAAAACGGCGTCTGGCGAGCGGCGGCAGCAGGGGATGGTAAAACAGCAGGCTTTCACCTCTCCTCCCTCTACAGCCCTCATGGTTGGACCTCATGGGGGGACATTGCGGTGGAGCATGGTCTGGTGCACAAGGATCCATCTCGATTAAAGACCTGGGTCAACACTAAAATGGGGCAGTGTTGGGAGGAGCAAGGTGACCGTATCGATGGCGAAGGGCTCATGGAGCGCCGAGAGGTCTGGGGCGAACTGCTCCCTGCTGATGTGGCTGTACTCACAGCTGGCGTTGATGTTCAGGATGATCGTCTTGAAGTTGAAATCGTAGGCTGGGGCCGGGATGAAGAGTCCTGGTCCATTGACTATCGGGTATTGTGGGGTGATCCCTCATCCCCAGCTGTATGGGAAGATCTGGACAACCTGCTCCGTCACCCCCTTGGTCACAGTCGGCAGTTGCCAGATATGACCATCCGGGCCGCTGCCATTGATACCGGTGGTCACCATACCCTGAAGTCCTATGCCTTCTGCCGATCCAGGCAGGGCCGAAGGATCTGGGCCATCAAGGGGCGTGGTGGTCAGGGAGTACCCATCTGGCCCCGCAAGCCCTCCACCAAGAATAAGGGCAAAGTACCCCTTTTCATCGTGGGTGTAGATGCCTGCAAAGAGGCGATCCTCTCCCGTCTACGCATTGAAGAGCCAGGTCCCGGCTATCTGCACTTTCCCATGCAACGGGATGGGGACTACTTCAAACAGCTTACTGCCGAATCGGTGGTGACCCGTTATCACAAGGGCCGCCCCATTAGGGAGTGGAAGAAGCGGGATTCCGATCGCAACGAGGCCCTGGATTGCCGTGTCTATGCCATGGCGGCACTACAGGGGCTGATTGCCATGGGGTTTCGGCTCAACATGGCGGTTGAGAAGATCGCTGAACACCCTCTTAAAAATGCGATGCCTGAGCCCGGCAAAGTGCAGCAAAAGAAGATCAAACCCAAACGGCGGGTTATTCAATCTGGATGGATGTAA